TGTCGCCAAGCTGGCCCCATTCCTCAAGAAGGCCTTGAAGAACGGTGTCGAGAAGAGCAAGTTTGTCCAAACCAAAGGAACTGGTGCATCCGGATCGTTCAAGCTGAAGGCTGAGGCCAAGAAGGCCGCCGGCGAGAAAAAGCCCAAGAAGGCCGGTGAGAAGAAAGCCAAGAAGGCTACCGGTGAGAAGAAGAAGGCTGCCAAGAAACCAGCTGGGGAAAAGAAAGCCAAGAAGCCAGCCGGCGAGAAGAAAGCCAAGAAACCAGCTGCAGCGAAAAAAGCCAAAGCTGCCGGTGCAAAGGCCGCCAAAAAAGCCGGAGGTGTGAAGAAGGCCGCTGCCCCGAAACAAAAGGCCACCAAGCCATCCAAGACCGCCGCAAAGAAGCCAAAGACCCCGAAACCGAAGAAGGCCGCCCCCGCCAAGAAAGCTGCCGCGAAGAAAACCGCCGCCAAGAAGTAATCTGGCGATTTTCGGAACCATCAGTCGTCATACTGCGAAACAGTATCCCACTTTCAAatcagtccttttcaggactaccaTCTTAGATC
This DNA window, taken from Aedes albopictus strain Foshan unplaced genomic scaffold, AalbF5 HiC_scaffold_256, whole genome shotgun sequence, encodes the following:
- the LOC115266976 gene encoding histone H1-like, with amino-acid sequence MSEVAAEAAAAAPAASPAKAKKPRAPKGQGKPKKPSTHPPVNDMVVAAIKTLKERNGSSLQAIKKYIAANYKCDVAKLAPFLKKALKNGVEKSKFVQTKGTGASGSFKLKAEAKKAAGEKKPKKAGEKKAKKATGEKKKAAKKPAGEKKAKKPAGEKKAKKPAAAKKAKAAGAKAAKKAGGVKKAAAPKQKATKPSKTAAKKPKTPKPKKAAPAKKAAAKKTAAKK